The genomic segment AAATATTTACGCTATTGGCCCACGGGAATCGTGCAGGGATTTGTGGCTTGTGCTGTCTGCTTCCTATACGTGACAACAATCTACTGTATTGTTACTATGTCCAGTCTGTGAGGGGAGGGCTAATTTTGCCAGAATCACTACAGCACATTCCAAACATTTATCGTCTCGCCTTCCATAAAAGCTGTCAAGCTGTCAGCAAACGTTGGCGAGGCTCCAGCCGACTTGAAGAAACATCAAATCCCCCGCGTGAGTCCGCCGGCTCCGTCTAATATTTATGGATTTGCGCCGGGAGTGAGTATGAAGTCACTCCGGGACGAGGCTTTCGCAGGAACATTTGGAAAAATCCAAGAGAGTACGCAGGGGTTAGAAACACGGAGGGAGGCCGTTCAAGGGAAATCACAATGTGGATCGACCAGCCCAATATGCGCATTATTAGTCGAGGGTTCGCCGCACACACGTTTTGCATTATCCCGGCTTTACACCAGGAAGCGCCGGGACCACCGAGGCAAAagggggaaggggaggggaggggcggcatCAGACAAGCTTGCCTTAGCCGGCCGGGGAGGAGGCTGGTAGAGGAAAAGGGTGTCAGGCCTTGGATGGCAGGATGTCCTGTTTGGATGGAAACCCCACCGAGAagagaaaggggaaaaaaaacgtgacaCTACTCGTGATTGCAAAGATTTGCTACAATCCTGCGAGGGAAAAGCGCAGAACCCAAACACGGTCAAGGTGATCTTCTTACTCTCTGCTAATGCACTCAACAGCGTCCAGAATATACAAGTCGTCATGGAAACCGCCCCAAAAGAAAGAGCAATTTTCAAACCTCGAGCGTTTATGCCAAGTACGTGTTGTTTCCTATACGAGACAACAATCTACTATTAAACATTCAAGTCCCGCTAATATGACCAACAATTCTCCATTTAAGAGTTTgggaaaatgttttaaaatgccAATTTGTGGACCTCGGAGAGCTGCGTTCTGGCAAGTGGTGGCTCTGTCCTACACTGGACAACAGTCTCCCTTATCTTTCTGTGTCTGGCTGAATGTGGCAAAAACATCAAGTCTTAAAACGTGACCCCACAAAATGTCTTGAGCAGCTCTCATCACGCTGATGTGTGCACTCTCAAGTCATAAAGCTTGAGTGGCGGCGCGGGCAAccgccccaccccaccccaccccgcccGGCCCGGCTCCGAGGTCAGCGCCGCTGGCCCTTTAGCCAAATCTGTCTGACGCAGATCCGCTTCCTGCGCGAGCGAGATTGGTATTGTTCGCAAGGAGCCGGCACGGCCATCTCGCAGCGCAGCCGTTTCCTCTTTCCTGTGGAGGAGGAAGCGGTGCTGATGCTGACCCCGCCTCCTCTGCCGATGCGCTTTTGGATTCCAAAGAACGAAAGCTGGCGCTTTCCTCGCACTGATTTTGCATCCTACCTTGTGTAGTCAATGTTCCAACttgagttttattttgttttttaatagggttgttttaaaaaaagcttactttgtttttgtttcgtttttcATACAGGGCATTTGTAGAGCACCAAGTGACTTGAAATCAGTCTCCTGACGAAATGAAGTTAGCGCTCTTGCCTTTGACCTGGGAACAGGTTCATCCTATTGCCACAATTTCCTATGAGGACGCTCATCTAAATTGGGATGGTCCAAACATGAAGTAAAACCCTCGCGTCTGCACAGCTTAAAATCTCATTTGTGGAGCGTGTCATCAAACCAATAGAAATAAAAAGTGCTTCCAAATCACTTTTAGTCACAAGATGAGAACACGTATgtgcagctctttttttttttttttttttatcagggccTAACAGTGACAGGAAGTCCGCTTTGGGGATTGTCCGTGCAGTTCCTGGCTGCCTTAGTTGCAACAGGAAGCGCGGCATAAAACCAAGTGGAAAAACGCCCAGAGATCATTTTGGAGCACAGAGGAGGACTGCCACTGCCACCGGGACCAGACGAACCAACACCACAGACAACTACACAATGGAGGCAGCCGCTGGGCCACAGGGCCGTAGCTCAAGGGGAACCACCGGGGCATTTGCCCACGCAATTAATGGCCTGCACATGCAAAGGTAAACAATAACAGATGTATTTTCAAAACATTCTGTTTCACAGTTTGTAGTTGCAATGACGACTCGCAGTTGTGCTGGAGGCCAAAAATTTACTTGAGTTGATTTTAAGCAACAGAAAAGATTGTTACGAGCCATATGTCGGTTAATCTGTGTTATTTATTAAtacaaatcaaaaaaaaaaaaaagaaagttgtgTATTTAAATTCAAATACAAGCATACAAAAAATGTAAGATTTTCACATCCCGAttcattattttaaaattgCATACAAATTAAAATGCATAAATAGTATATTAAACAAAAGAACCATATTAGTCCCTAACATCGGAATTTTTTGCATGTAGGCAATAAAAtagattttaaattatttttataaacacattttaaaaatgtaaaagccacaaaaatctaaaaacagTCATTTTCTCAATCTAACCACAGCAAAATACGCTTTgaaacacaattaaaaaaaaaatccgactgTAATTCGGATTTTCAAAGAGacaaaaaggattggagacgtgatgacgtcactgaatagctgggGGTGCCGAGGGAGGGGGGTCATGAGTGGGGGGAGGTGCTCCCATCACCCCCCATGCGCATCGTGTGTGTGACAGTCTGAACTGACcagctacacacacacgcacacacgctcaaTGGATTTTTTAAGACTATTACTCCGATGATCATCACTGGAATTATAACAAATTTATTTGAATTGGACGATTAACCAGAAGCAAGTTTTTTCCTACTTTTTGGACACTTCCTAGAGCAAAGGTGACACTTCAGTGCGCGCTTCTTTCCGTTTCGTGTACGTGCGGGAGTACGCGCTCGCTTCGCCGCTTCGTACGTGCACGCGACAGTAgaacgtgcgcgcgcgcgtcgtGAGTGTTGGAAGTCGACGTTTTCGGGAGGGAGTTGGGGAAACGGCGACCTCGTGTGGACAATTGTGGTCATGACACAGTGTTGACTGAAAATTCAAAAATGACTTCGGAAAACGGAATATGATGTAACTTTgcaaaatattacacatttgTTAATGTTTTAAAAGTTTTCTGTGATGTAATGAAACGAGTTTCTGCCTCACAGGTGGTCCCCTGGTTGGAGGAGTGCGTTGCAACCCACCCCGgttgccccctcctcttcttcgcTACGGCTGGCACGGCTCGGAAGAGcgtgagagaaaaagagagagagggggaacgTCGTGGGAAAGGAAAATGATCCAAACGACGTTCCTCGCCGCCCTCCTCGTCCTCCACGTCGCACACACACCCTTGGCCTGCGCTCACTACGGGTAAATCACAGCCCTTATTTTTTAACACAATATACatgtatagaaaaaaaatatatatatattcatatcgTTTGCTCaataaaagtctttttttcttcttcaatttTTAAAAGTTGCCTTGGTTTCACGTGCTTTAGATGCAATAGTAATAACATTTTTTGTCTGGCTCTCTTGCTAGGAGGAGAGTGTGTAGCGGCCGCCAGCATCATCACGTCGTCATGGCAACAGAGTCGTACGTTCTGCCGCTGCACAAGCCCTACATGACAGCGTGCCAGGGCCACCGCCTCTGCAGCACCTACAAGTGAGTCGTCCAAATCTACAGGAATATTACCACGCAAAATATAGAATTTTTCAGAACTAATAATCatttcatattaaaaaaaaacactaaattcACAATTGAATGTTTTTAAAGAAATACTGAGGAAGGTTTAAAAAGTGTTTACCCGAGAGGATAACGAGTGGgtcaaagtggaatggagtttcGTTATCAAGTATTTTGTGTAACTACGGGAAATGTGCGCCCATTGAGACCGCTCGAGTTGTTTATTTTGGTCGTCCTTCTCCTGGCTCGCTTGTTCCCACCACAGCCAAGCccatttttaaacttttttttttttttaactctcgcTGCACCACCCTGGTCAAATCAAAGCATTCACTTTAGTGTTCATGCAGGCTGTGCGCTTTCATAGATATCTAAGTTAAAGGGCGGATGGAAGACAGCTGGATATCTTCTTCTTGGTTATATATTTGTCCTCCGCAGTCACGTTTTTCCCGACGTCTGCGGTAGGCCCAGAGAGTGTTTACATAAATTCATAGCAATCCTCAAAGTCCCGATTTGACATCAGTGCGCTATAAACAAGATGGGAAGACCAGATACATGTAAGTGGCGACAAACTGGCGAGTAGGCGGAAGAAATCTGGACACacgtaatgaaaaaaaaagtcgtcCGTCTGCAGTACTTAACATTGTTTAAATTTAGTGGACATCAGACAAAATCTCGACAAGGAGCTCATCTATGAATGACCTTAAAATGACCGTTTCGAATCAAAACGGCCGACTTCCTGTGTGTTTTGGGTCACGACTTGTCGAGAATCTTTGTTTTGGTTGGTCTATTCTTGATAGTAACTGCTATAAAGTTTCACGTTGCTAAGTATAAGTGGCTCTGACCTGGTAGAGGTCGTTCTtgaaatgttgacattttttgtcTCGACAGAACAGTGTACACGGTAGCGTATCGCCAGGTGAGCAGAGTCGTGTCTTTCTCCAACTTCTAcccggaatgttgtccgggatgGCGACGCTTTCACTCGCTCAACTGTAACCAAGGTAAACATTTAGGACAAATTTCTAACCACGCTAAGCTACATGCTAATTGACTTTGCGAGGTTAAAATTTCGACAAGAGATTCTATTGGTTGAAAACAGGGGACACAATTTGAGGAAGCCCTTCTAGGTTGGACTAACGGGCCAAATTGTAGCACTTGTCGTGGAAAATGTAGTCATTCTTGAAACATTTTTTGTATTCCAGATGTGGACGAGTGTGTGGAGCAGCATCCGTGCTCTCAAGGGTGCGTCAACACAGTCGGTAGTTTCCGATGTTTCTGCCGCGACGGTTTCTTCCTAGCTGGGGATTCACGCTCCTGCCGACGTATGGAAACATCCGATTCCACTCCAGCGCCACCAACAGGTGAGTGAAgggaaaacacaaacaaacatgtatccacaggtgtgtgtgtgttgtgtatttttgtgaagaagatgaagaagaccAAGACGAGATCATAGCCAGCCTCGCGGCTCATTATTACTTTTGGTACGCGCTATGCCGCTCTCAACTCGTACCGTGAGTAATAATGCACTGCGACTGGCGCCCCCTACAGCTCTCTCAAAAGTATGAATGACAGGATATGTTTTTCCACATGATGCTTCGACTCctcccatttttttaaataaacgttTATAAATTGTTAAACGATTCAAACTTACAAAAAAGTTTTTCGTGGTAGGCTATGCTAAGCTAGGTTTGTCGGCTGCAGCTGTACCTTGATCTGGAAACATTTGTGGAGGAGACTTCCATGTCTGGCTATGAAAATGCTAGGTCAGCAGAGAGCAACATTCCGCTGTTGGAGGAGTTTTTTGTTGGCCCGCTTggccggcaccgctgctgcttttGCTTCCAGTCAATCTTGATTCCGATTGCATGATGTCATAGTTTGAGTTCAGGGCGCTaaataggtccatttttaagtcACCTTTCAAAACATCCCCTCAGCCTCCCTGCAATTCCTCCATCAGCCACTGCATATGGACCAATATAAAAATTCTAATCACCATTGAATCATAATTTGAATTAAACCTTTAAATGACATTCATATTATGTAGCAAGTTAATATAATTACGGGGAACCTACCAGAAATTGAAGGCTGCCACTGCCAGACCAGAAAGTTCGGCTCCGTAGCGCGATAACTTGTATTCGTTTGTCAATGAAATAGGTTCGTGGGGAAACGGCGGTCATTTAGGGGAAACCATTTTTATTTCCCCACCCGCTAACGTTACGCTTTACACCAAACACTGCAGGCGGAACTTCAGGTATTATTCTCAAGAACGTGACGGAGGAAGTGCAGAACTTAAAGAGCAGAATGGAACTTCTGGAACAAGTACGTACACACACGCATTTTTCTCTGTATATTTGATTTCTTCTCCAATGATTAATTTTCGCAATTCCCTGTAGAAGCTGCAGGTGGCGCTGGCGCCGTACAGCAGCGTTTTCCCAGAGGAGGGTGTATCGGAGAACAGCGCCACCTTGCTGTCGCACTCCTTCCGCCAGCTGGACCGCATCGACTCCCTGAGCGAGCAGATCGGATTCCTAGAGGA from the Syngnathus scovelli strain Florida chromosome 13, RoL_Ssco_1.2, whole genome shotgun sequence genome contains:
- the egfl7 gene encoding epidermal growth factor-like protein 7, which produces MACTCKGGPLVGGVRCNPPRLPPPLLRYGWHGSEERERKRERGGTSWERKMIQTTFLAALLVLHVAHTPLACAHYGRRVCSGRQHHHVVMATESYVLPLHKPYMTACQGHRLCSTYKTVYTVAYRQVSRVVSFSNFYPECCPGWRRFHSLNCNQDVDECVEQHPCSQGCVNTVGSFRCFCRDGFFLAGDSRSCRRMETSDSTPAPPTGGTSGIILKNVTEEVQNLKSRMELLEQKLQVALAPYSSVFPEEGVSENSATLLSHSFRQLDRIDSLSEQIGFLEERLGTCSCQEN